From a single Miscanthus floridulus cultivar M001 chromosome 8, ASM1932011v1, whole genome shotgun sequence genomic region:
- the LOC136468636 gene encoding uncharacterized protein has protein sequence MTQVVFNHVRDKLPFFDGTCYDYWKRKMNMYLGSINDQVWDVTKRDYVILDPDNLTNIDKANKQCNTMALNTIYSAIDSKVFDQINDYEKASEVWKRLEETYEDIPAMKSVKLYILKDKLTSFKMKDDESIPEMFHRLQVIVNDLKALGEKINDDDISHQFLICLPPISETLKLIIIRGGLKQLTPNQVLGDVMT, from the coding sequence AtgactcaagttgtgttcaaccatgtgaggGACAAactaccgttctttgatggcacatgctatgattattggaagagaaaaatgaatatgtatcttggttcaatcaatgatcaagtgtgggatgtaACCAAGAGGGactatgtgattcttgatccggacaatctcaccaacatcgacaaggccaacaagcaatgcaatacaatggctctcaacactatTTACagtgccattgattctaaggtgtttgatcAAATCAATGATTATGAGAAAGCTAGtgaagtgtggaagagattggaggagaccTATGAGGACATACCGGCGATGAAGAGTGTCAagctatacatcctcaaggacaagttgacaagcttcaagatgaaggatgatgaaagcattccggagatgtttcatagattgcaagtaattgtcaatgacttgaaggctttgggggAGAAGATTAATGATGATGATAtctctcatcagttcttgatTTGCTTACCTCCTATATCTGAGACATTGAAattgatcatcattagaggaggattgaagcaactcacccctaaccaagtactaggtgatgtcatgacataa